The Verrucomicrobiia bacterium genome window below encodes:
- a CDS encoding Calx-beta domain-containing protein — translation MKDNGHGNLRTVFRTILAATVFGAAFMGLAGAVNAQVTNDNFAQKLVLTGSFGTTNTSTTGYTAEPSEPGHAGFPAQASAWFQWTAPVGGLVQFDTYGSGFDTILAVYTGGSDVGKLDFVVANDDATPANQSAVGTWFGPSLVRFNAKQGQTYFIAVDGYRGASGALALSWSYHSAGVFRFTTDSYAVSERDGQSPIGAFSGNVEKSVQGARVTVTRVGGASGRATVDLTTVDGAAVAGLDYIPVTTTLVFNDWEMSKSVIIPVLSDPDAFDDLDFSVQLSNPQLDPLESTTIQPPRVDPDHSVEDVTLLNFDLDPANTNIDTIANFDRSTYRTREDSGSVTIYVYRQGNKPDQRKIAWAIDQVGGVELLDNRFGLEAASDYATPDPVTASPPTDNPVDFQGPYSGVITWGQGDFTPKAITFPINNDTVPEFNEDIKLRLYGTGDNDSAAPGDVSEATVTILYDDYPAGALDASHNPDFDLVTDPPQNATPGANGTVYSSAIQADGRCLIAGDFTTYNTVTRNRVARMNVDGSNDGTFNPGSGANDFVSTLALQTDGKIVIGGGFTSFNGQFRSRVARLNTDGSVDGSFNPGLGADNTVWASAVQTDGKVVIGGEFTSVNGASRYYIARLNADGSVDSTFNPTNALNGPVEAIAVSPGGAIYVGGRFTMAGAYFRNSVARLNADGSLDLTFDPRTGVNGPVYALALQGDGRLLVGGAFDTVDLRARRNLARFNTDGTLDTAFDLGAGVDDTVYAIQLSGTGRIYIGGAFLNVNQTRRAGVARLYPNGQVDTSFMDTAYNQFAGIPTHYSTEVDYPAEPRNFLLTLAVQTDGNLIIGGSFHQVGGGRLHPNIQTNDFDFAQTRYDEGVEGTYGYSRQSYRNRYNVARLLGGNTDGPGNVGFLTDTYSIDESAGFVFIKTLRENGTLGVAETTFSLPPGTGGTGLAQTTTDYTYNHVNPLYDTTWGMGTRNLADGIFGTNNVGLTVLQNSTILSDPDDIYVTIPRNPGIQGDRTAQLQLDAPMQADIFFLGGENVPLGNALARTTASLQINDVDNSPGVIGFSAPTYTVNENGTNAVITLTRTNGSSGPVSVVFSTADGTATSANYSGLTNTISFGQGVTNRTVLIPIKNDSTIQSADRTILLTLKSAAGGATLGLTNAVLSIIDDDFPPGRINFTAVAAQTNEYAGHLRVMVSRTGGNLGVLDVQCRTVNGTAVDGVNYTGLTNTLHWDSGDISPRTVDVVLLPDGIVTPDLNFNVRLSNPSIPGALGVRTNIAVTIANEDFYGAPQFTLGTYYVDETAGYATITVVRSGGNAQTISVNYATSDGTAVSSGPLPNYTSTAGTLVFGPGVVSQSFTVPILNDGVADPSSFFFGITLSGVTPGGAVLGSPSTTQVRIVDAQSFNQPAGSVDPGFDAGIGFNGSVFSLARQPGGSIVAGGDFTTVNGLPRNRLARVLTNGVEDSVFMAGLSGANGPVRSVICQSDTRLLVGGQFTTFNNVSRNYLTRLNTDGSLDTTFDPGSGADAPVFSLAEGFVGGARKLYVGGNFTTFNGFNSPGLVRLNDNGTVDPQFDLAEGVNGPVYAIVVYPTNTINAGKVVIGGAFSSVNGVARAGIARLNPDGSLDATFDPGAGANAEVRALALQSDGKIVLGGAFTSVAGQPFSHLARLNLNGSADGGFAIGVGANDSVYAIAIQADNRIVVGGEFVQASGVTRRRITRLMPDGTVDPTINFGSGANGFVDALVVQPDGNLVMGGGFTAVQGQTANHIARLFGGSMTGSGQVEFTAPLYVVNENGTNVVVTLHRLGGTSGTGVNGTGNLTVNFQTGDITAVAGVNYLGVTQQVSFPVGEVETTITVPVIQDYQITSDLLATLSLDGAAGTLGPQPTALLDIVNVDSAVRFSAATYVRNEDAIDGVATITILRQGSTQGTASVIFNTTTNGTAVAGVNYLPTTNTVAFQAGETSRTVTIPVLRNTAVEGDKTVNLELSTPVGTVLLNPSQAVLTIHDVDQAPGQFVFGAPAYAFSESATNAMITVLRSNGFSGIVSVNINTLAGTAVPGIRYVSTNAVLSFADGQTNRTFLVPLINDNVVQGDQTFTVQLSNPTGGATLGGSPSVPVTVLDDDVAMSFTSPAYVVNETNALVSLGVQRLNGSNSVSTVTFRTADGTAVAGTNYTAENRVLTFNVGETFKSVSVAIQRDPRVTGNLSFFAALTNASAGVQLVAPNPASVVIVDNDPGISFTNVVQSVLENATNLAVTVVCSNAGSGAVTVNYATEDGTAVAGQDYVATSGTLMFTNGQTEQTIIVPITDNKLPQPDRNFTISLFNATGGAQVLNPGTLTATIVDNDAGLQFSTAAYRVVESGVNATITVLRTNYTNSLVTVDYGTRDGSAHAPGDYAPTSGTLVFTNGETAKTFTVGLKDDSILTGDRTVLLTLSNAVGDASIVSPGAATLTISDDDGSLIIPAGTALVSESTNNGVVDPGETLTVLFGFRNSAGTNAQNVTATLLATNGITPVTTSQNYGAMVVGAPVTARPFTFVVNATNGQTIAATFDLSDNGAPIGRGVFTFGVGTATFGFTNSSPIIITDRGASTSPVGANPYPSTINVSGVEGGINQMSITFSNFSHVSVGDVGALLVSPAGQKTLLMANDGGFNSVSGLTLQFDDGATNGLPLGTAFGSGVYKPTSYAPLPPFPAPAPGGAYSNALSAFAGSNPNGVWSLYVIDDTSPGAGVISNGWWISITRGSSIPSASDLSLGMAATPQPAIAGAQLAYTLWVTNNGPATANTVSVTDTLPAGAQYVSGTTATGTVTNQSGTVTWSVGSLANGATASLSLVVIPSATGSLTNTAVAASGVSDLYPENNTVTSVSAVTAPTADLVLGMTDTPDPVVAGWPLTYQILVTNLGPAAATNVTVTNLLSTGLSFTSVTGSQGTAGHTGAVVWANLGTLNSGASAAVTLVTWAAQPGTVTNSATVSSAVTDPLKANNTASVKTTVTPQIQAQLNGSVIRIITPGTTGIVVESTGSLTPPVSWTPVATNPPPVLDLPITGGSQFFRVRPVGP, via the coding sequence ATGAAAGACAACGGACACGGAAATTTGCGCACCGTTTTTCGGACCATCCTGGCCGCGACGGTCTTTGGCGCGGCGTTCATGGGACTTGCCGGCGCTGTCAACGCGCAGGTGACCAACGACAATTTTGCCCAGAAGTTAGTTTTGACGGGCAGTTTCGGAACGACCAACACGAGCACCACGGGCTACACGGCTGAGCCCAGCGAGCCAGGACACGCGGGGTTTCCAGCGCAGGCTTCTGCCTGGTTCCAATGGACCGCTCCGGTGGGCGGGTTGGTGCAGTTTGACACCTACGGCAGCGGCTTTGACACGATTTTGGCGGTTTATACCGGGGGCAGTGATGTCGGCAAACTTGACTTTGTGGTGGCCAATGATGATGCCACGCCGGCCAATCAGAGTGCCGTGGGAACATGGTTTGGCCCCAGTCTGGTGCGCTTCAACGCGAAGCAAGGGCAGACGTATTTCATCGCCGTGGACGGCTATCGTGGCGCCAGTGGCGCTCTGGCGCTCAGCTGGTCTTACCATTCTGCCGGCGTGTTCCGCTTCACCACCGACAGTTACGCCGTGTCTGAACGAGATGGCCAGAGCCCTATTGGGGCGTTTTCCGGAAATGTCGAAAAGAGTGTTCAGGGCGCACGAGTCACGGTAACCCGCGTGGGCGGGGCCAGCGGGCGGGCCACCGTTGATCTCACCACCGTGGACGGTGCGGCCGTGGCCGGGCTGGACTACATCCCCGTGACCACCACGCTGGTGTTCAATGACTGGGAAATGAGCAAGAGCGTCATCATCCCGGTGCTTTCGGATCCTGACGCCTTCGACGATCTGGACTTTTCCGTGCAGCTTTCCAATCCGCAACTGGATCCGCTGGAGTCCACAACCATTCAGCCGCCGCGGGTGGATCCTGACCACTCGGTGGAGGATGTGACCCTGTTGAACTTCGATTTGGACCCGGCCAATACCAACATTGACACCATTGCAAACTTTGACCGCTCCACGTATCGCACTCGTGAGGATTCGGGCAGCGTCACCATTTATGTCTATCGTCAGGGCAACAAACCCGACCAACGCAAAATTGCCTGGGCGATTGACCAAGTGGGCGGGGTGGAGTTGTTGGACAATCGGTTTGGGTTGGAAGCCGCTTCCGACTACGCCACGCCGGACCCGGTTACGGCCTCGCCCCCTACGGACAACCCGGTTGACTTCCAAGGGCCCTACAGTGGTGTGATTACCTGGGGGCAGGGGGATTTCACGCCCAAAGCGATTACGTTCCCGATCAATAACGACACCGTCCCCGAATTCAACGAAGACATTAAATTGCGGCTCTACGGCACCGGCGATAACGACAGTGCCGCCCCGGGCGATGTCAGCGAGGCCACGGTTACCATTCTGTATGACGATTATCCGGCGGGCGCGCTGGACGCTTCACACAACCCGGACTTCGATTTGGTGACGGATCCACCGCAGAATGCGACGCCCGGCGCCAATGGCACGGTGTATTCGAGCGCGATTCAGGCGGATGGCCGGTGCCTGATTGCCGGCGACTTTACGACTTACAACACCGTCACCCGCAATCGCGTGGCGCGCATGAACGTGGATGGTTCGAATGACGGCACCTTTAATCCGGGCAGCGGGGCGAACGATTTCGTCTCGACCTTGGCGCTGCAGACGGATGGGAAAATCGTAATTGGCGGCGGCTTCACCTCCTTCAATGGTCAGTTTCGCTCCCGCGTGGCGCGGCTGAACACGGACGGTTCGGTGGATGGCTCGTTCAATCCCGGCCTCGGGGCCGACAACACGGTGTGGGCATCGGCAGTGCAGACTGACGGCAAAGTTGTGATCGGTGGCGAATTCACCAGTGTCAACGGGGCGAGCCGTTACTACATAGCCCGCTTGAATGCCGACGGCTCCGTGGATTCCACGTTCAATCCGACAAATGCCTTGAACGGTCCGGTCGAGGCGATCGCCGTCAGCCCCGGCGGTGCGATTTACGTGGGCGGCCGGTTTACCATGGCGGGCGCTTACTTCCGCAACTCGGTTGCGCGTCTCAACGCAGACGGTTCGCTCGACCTGACCTTTGATCCGCGCACGGGCGTTAACGGACCGGTTTATGCCCTGGCCTTGCAGGGAGACGGTCGGTTGCTGGTTGGCGGCGCTTTTGACACGGTGGACCTTCGGGCGCGTCGCAACTTGGCCCGGTTCAACACGGATGGCACGCTCGACACGGCGTTTGACCTTGGTGCTGGGGTGGATGACACGGTGTATGCCATTCAATTGTCGGGCACTGGGCGTATCTACATTGGCGGCGCCTTTTTGAACGTCAATCAAACCCGTCGGGCGGGCGTGGCCCGGCTGTATCCCAATGGCCAGGTGGACACGAGTTTCATGGATACCGCCTACAATCAATTCGCGGGCATTCCCACGCACTACTCCACCGAGGTTGACTATCCGGCGGAACCGCGCAATTTCCTGCTGACCTTGGCCGTTCAAACCGACGGCAATCTGATTATTGGCGGCAGTTTTCATCAAGTGGGCGGAGGCCGTCTTCATCCCAACATTCAGACGAACGACTTCGATTTCGCGCAAACACGTTACGATGAGGGCGTGGAGGGCACCTACGGCTACAGCCGCCAGTCTTATCGCAACCGCTACAATGTCGCGCGTCTGCTGGGCGGCAACACGGATGGCCCCGGCAATGTGGGTTTCCTGACGGACACGTATTCAATTGATGAGTCTGCCGGATTTGTCTTCATCAAAACGCTCCGTGAAAACGGGACGCTGGGCGTTGCCGAGACGACCTTCTCCCTGCCGCCCGGGACGGGCGGCACCGGGCTGGCTCAGACCACCACCGACTACACTTACAACCATGTTAATCCGCTCTATGACACGACTTGGGGCATGGGAACTCGTAATTTGGCTGATGGTATTTTTGGCACCAACAACGTGGGGCTGACCGTGCTCCAGAACAGCACCATTCTCTCCGACCCGGATGACATTTACGTTACGATCCCGCGCAATCCGGGCATCCAAGGCGACCGCACGGCTCAGCTTCAATTGGACGCACCCATGCAAGCGGACATCTTCTTCCTGGGCGGCGAAAACGTGCCTCTGGGCAACGCCTTGGCGAGGACCACGGCCTCCTTGCAAATCAACGATGTGGACAACTCGCCCGGCGTGATTGGTTTCAGTGCGCCCACCTACACGGTGAACGAAAATGGAACGAATGCGGTCATCACCCTGACCCGCACGAACGGCAGCTCCGGCCCGGTTTCGGTCGTGTTCAGCACGGCGGATGGCACGGCGACGAGCGCCAATTACTCAGGGCTGACCAACACGATTTCATTTGGCCAAGGCGTGACGAACCGGACCGTGCTCATTCCCATCAAGAACGACTCGACGATTCAAAGTGCCGACCGGACGATCCTGCTCACACTGAAGAGCGCGGCCGGCGGGGCCACGTTGGGGCTGACCAACGCTGTGTTGAGCATCATCGATGACGATTTTCCGCCGGGACGCATCAACTTTACTGCGGTTGCTGCACAAACCAACGAATACGCGGGTCATCTTCGCGTGATGGTCTCTCGCACCGGTGGAAATCTGGGGGTGCTGGATGTGCAGTGCCGGACGGTCAATGGGACGGCCGTGGATGGGGTGAATTACACGGGGCTGACCAACACACTGCATTGGGACAGCGGAGATATTTCCCCGCGGACGGTGGACGTCGTGCTCTTGCCCGACGGCATCGTTACGCCGGACCTCAACTTCAACGTGCGGCTGTCCAATCCTTCGATTCCTGGGGCGCTGGGTGTGCGCACCAACATCGCAGTGACCATCGCCAATGAAGATTTTTATGGCGCACCCCAATTCACGCTCGGCACCTACTACGTGGATGAAACGGCAGGCTACGCCACGATTACGGTGGTGCGGTCTGGCGGCAATGCCCAGACCATCAGTGTCAACTACGCCACGTCCGACGGCACGGCGGTGTCCAGCGGCCCGTTGCCCAACTACACCAGCACGGCAGGCACGTTGGTGTTCGGCCCGGGGGTTGTCAGTCAAAGCTTCACGGTTCCGATTTTGAACGATGGTGTGGCCGATCCGTCATCATTCTTCTTCGGCATCACCCTGTCGGGTGTCACGCCCGGAGGGGCGGTGCTCGGCTCACCTTCAACGACCCAGGTTCGTATCGTGGATGCGCAAAGCTTCAACCAGCCGGCGGGCAGCGTGGACCCCGGTTTCGACGCCGGCATTGGTTTCAATGGGAGCGTTTTCTCGTTGGCCCGCCAACCCGGCGGTTCCATTGTCGCGGGCGGGGACTTCACCACGGTCAATGGCCTGCCCCGCAACCGGCTGGCACGGGTGCTGACCAATGGCGTCGAAGACAGCGTATTCATGGCGGGTTTGAGTGGCGCCAATGGCCCGGTGCGCTCCGTGATTTGCCAAAGCGACACCCGTCTGCTGGTGGGTGGCCAGTTCACCACCTTCAATAATGTCAGCCGCAATTACCTGACGCGGTTGAACACGGATGGCTCGCTGGACACGACGTTTGACCCCGGGTCCGGCGCGGACGCTCCGGTTTTCTCACTCGCCGAGGGTTTTGTGGGAGGCGCCCGGAAATTGTATGTGGGCGGCAACTTCACGACGTTCAACGGCTTCAACAGCCCGGGCTTGGTGCGATTGAACGACAATGGAACGGTGGATCCGCAATTCGACCTCGCTGAGGGTGTCAATGGTCCGGTTTACGCGATTGTGGTTTACCCAACCAATACCATCAACGCCGGCAAGGTTGTCATTGGCGGCGCCTTCAGTTCGGTGAACGGGGTGGCCCGGGCTGGCATTGCCCGGCTGAATCCGGACGGCTCACTGGATGCGACCTTCGATCCCGGTGCCGGCGCGAACGCGGAAGTCCGGGCGTTGGCGCTGCAATCGGACGGCAAAATTGTTCTGGGTGGCGCGTTCACCAGCGTAGCGGGACAGCCGTTCAGTCACCTTGCCCGGCTCAATTTGAATGGCTCGGCTGATGGCGGTTTTGCGATTGGGGTGGGGGCCAATGATTCGGTTTACGCGATTGCGATCCAAGCGGACAACCGGATCGTGGTTGGCGGTGAGTTTGTTCAAGCCAGCGGGGTGACACGTCGGCGCATCACGCGGTTGATGCCGGATGGCACCGTGGATCCGACGATCAACTTCGGCTCGGGCGCGAACGGCTTCGTGGATGCGCTGGTGGTGCAGCCCGACGGCAATTTGGTGATGGGGGGCGGCTTCACCGCAGTCCAAGGACAGACGGCCAATCATATCGCCCGTCTCTTCGGCGGTTCCATGACCGGCTCCGGCCAGGTGGAATTCACCGCGCCGCTCTACGTGGTAAATGAAAATGGCACGAATGTGGTGGTCACATTGCACCGCCTGGGTGGCACGTCAGGCACGGGCGTCAACGGGACCGGCAATTTGACGGTCAATTTTCAGACGGGCGACATCACCGCGGTTGCCGGTGTGAATTATCTGGGCGTAACCCAACAAGTTTCCTTCCCGGTGGGCGAAGTGGAAACAACCATTACCGTGCCGGTGATTCAGGATTACCAAATCACGTCAGACCTGCTGGCCACCTTGTCGCTGGACGGTGCGGCGGGAACTTTGGGACCGCAGCCCACCGCCCTCCTGGACATCGTCAACGTGGATAGTGCGGTCAGGTTTTCGGCGGCAACCTATGTTCGCAACGAGGATGCGATTGACGGTGTGGCAACCATCACCATTCTGCGGCAGGGCAGCACGCAAGGGACGGCTTCGGTCATCTTCAACACCACGACCAACGGAACCGCAGTGGCCGGGGTCAATTACCTGCCAACGACAAACACGGTAGCGTTCCAGGCGGGTGAAACCAGCCGGACGGTTACGATTCCGGTGTTGCGGAACACGGCGGTGGAAGGTGACAAGACGGTCAATCTGGAGTTGAGCACGCCGGTGGGAACCGTATTGCTGAATCCCTCGCAGGCGGTTTTAACAATTCATGATGTGGATCAAGCGCCGGGCCAGTTTGTTTTTGGCGCGCCGGCGTATGCGTTCAGCGAGTCTGCGACGAATGCCATGATCACGGTTCTGCGCTCGAACGGGTTCAGCGGCATTGTCTCGGTGAATATCAACACCCTGGCGGGCACGGCGGTTCCCGGCATCCGCTACGTCAGCACGAATGCCGTGTTGAGCTTTGCGGACGGTCAGACCAACCGGACTTTTTTGGTTCCGTTGATCAATGACAACGTGGTGCAAGGCGATCAAACTTTCACCGTCCAGCTTTCGAACCCGACGGGCGGGGCAACCTTGGGCGGTTCGCCATCGGTCCCGGTGACGGTTTTGGATGACGATGTGGCGATGAGTTTTACGAGCCCGGCCTACGTGGTGAACGAAACCAATGCGCTGGTTTCGCTCGGTGTCCAACGGCTCAATGGTTCGAACAGCGTATCGACGGTCACCTTCCGCACGGCCGACGGCACGGCGGTGGCAGGAACCAATTATACCGCTGAAAACCGCGTCCTGACCTTCAATGTCGGCGAGACGTTCAAGTCGGTCAGCGTTGCCATCCAGCGCGACCCGCGCGTTACTGGCAACCTGAGCTTCTTCGCCGCGTTGACGAACGCCAGTGCAGGCGTTCAGTTGGTGGCGCCCAATCCCGCCTCCGTTGTCATCGTTGACAATGATCCGGGCATCAGCTTCACCAATGTTGTTCAATCCGTCCTCGAGAACGCCACGAATCTGGCCGTCACCGTGGTTTGTTCCAATGCGGGCAGCGGTGCGGTGACCGTCAACTACGCCACGGAGGACGGCACGGCCGTCGCCGGCCAGGATTACGTGGCCACCAGCGGCACCCTGATGTTTACCAATGGCCAGACAGAGCAGACGATCATCGTCCCCATCACCGACAACAAGCTGCCGCAGCCGGATCGCAACTTCACCATTTCGCTGTTCAATGCGACGGGCGGCGCGCAGGTGCTCAATCCGGGCACGCTGACGGCAACCATCGTGGACAACGACGCCGGTTTGCAGTTCTCCACGGCCGCCTATCGGGTGGTGGAAAGCGGCGTCAATGCGACGATTACCGTGCTCCGCACCAACTACACGAACAGCCTGGTCACCGTGGACTATGGCACGCGGGACGGCAGCGCCCATGCCCCCGGAGATTATGCGCCCACCAGTGGGACCCTGGTCTTTACGAACGGTGAGACGGCCAAGACATTCACGGTCGGCCTCAAGGATGATTCCATTCTTACGGGGGACCGCACCGTTTTGCTCACGCTGTCGAATGCGGTGGGAGACGCTTCCATTGTCAGTCCGGGCGCAGCCACCTTGACCATTTCGGATGACGACGGCAGCCTGATCATCCCGGCGGGAACGGCCCTGGTTTCCGAGTCCACCAACAACGGCGTGGTTGATCCGGGCGAAACATTGACCGTGCTGTTTGGATTCCGGAACAGTGCCGGCACCAACGCCCAGAATGTCACGGCGACGCTCCTGGCAACCAATGGCATCACCCCGGTTACGACATCACAGAACTATGGCGCCATGGTGGTTGGCGCCCCGGTGACCGCGCGGCCGTTCACCTTTGTGGTGAACGCGACAAACGGCCAGACCATTGCCGCCACGTTTGACTTGAGTGACAACGGTGCACCGATTGGCCGTGGCGTCTTCACCTTCGGCGTCGGCACGGCAACGTTTGGTTTCACCAACAGCAGCCCCATCATCATCACTGACCGCGGAGCCAGCACTTCGCCGGTTGGCGCCAATCCGTATCCTTCGACGATCAATGTCAGCGGCGTGGAGGGCGGCATCAATCAAATGTCGATCACGTTCTCGAACTTCAGCCACGTGTCGGTGGGTGATGTCGGCGCATTGTTGGTTTCGCCGGCCGGCCAGAAAACCCTGTTGATGGCCAACGATGGCGGCTTCAACAGTGTGAGCGGCCTGACGTTGCAGTTCGACGATGGCGCAACGAATGGCCTGCCCCTGGGCACTGCCTTCGGCTCCGGGGTTTACAAGCCAACGTCCTATGCACCGCTGCCGCCGTTCCCGGCGCCGGCGCCCGGCGGCGCTTACAGCAATGCGTTGTCGGCCTTCGCGGGCAGCAATCCCAACGGGGTTTGGTCGCTTTATGTGATTGATGACACCAGCCCGGGAGCGGGGGTGATCTCAAATGGCTGGTGGATCAGCATTACGCGCGGCAGTTCAATCCCATCCGCGTCCGACTTGAGCTTGGGCATGGCCGCGACGCCGCAGCCGGCCATCGCCGGCGCCCAACTTGCCTACACCTTGTGGGTCACCAACAATGGTCCGGCGACGGCCAACACGGTTTCCGTGACGGATACGCTGCCGGCGGGAGCGCAATATGTGTCAGGCACGACGGCCACTGGCACGGTCACCAATCAATCTGGCACGGTGACCTGGTCGGTTGGTTCGTTGGCGAACGGAGCGACAGCGTCGCTCTCGCTGGTCGTTATTCCTTCCGCAACCGGCTCCCTCACCAACACGGCTGTGGCGGCCAGCGGGGTCTCCGATCTATATCCCGAGAACAACACGGTGACCTCCGTGTCGGCCGTCACTGCGCCAACGGCCGATTTGGTCTTGGGCATGACGGACACGCCAGACCCTGTGGTTGCCGGCTGGCCGCTGACCTACCAAATTCTCGTGACCAACCTGGGGCCGGCGGCCGCCACCAATGTCACTGTGACCAACCTCTTGTCGACTGGTTTGAGTTTCACTTCCGTGACCGGTTCACAAGGCACCGCGGGCCACACGGGTGCCGTGGTCTGGGCAAACCTTGGCACGCTGAACAGCGGCGCATCCGCCGCCGTGACCTTGGTGACGTGGGCGGCGCAACCTGGCACCGTCACGAACTCTGCAACCGTCAGTTCAGCCGTAACCGACCCGTTGAAGGCCAACAACACGGCCTCAGTCAAGACCACGGTCACGCCGCAAATACAGGCTCAATTGAACGGCAGCGTTATTCGCATCATTACTCCGGGCACGACCGGCATTGTTGTGGAAAGCACCGGCAGCTTGACCCCGCCCGTGTCGTGGACGCCAGTGGCGACCAATCCGCCACCCGTTTTGGATTTGCCGATTACGGGCGGCAGTCAGTTCTTCCGGGTGCGTCCGGTGGGTCCGTAA